The Hevea brasiliensis isolate MT/VB/25A 57/8 chromosome 1, ASM3005281v1, whole genome shotgun sequence genome has a window encoding:
- the LOC110672015 gene encoding protein NUCLEAR FUSION DEFECTIVE 4: protein MGFLQNSSTFFTAAKWLGFVTAVWVQAISGNNYTFSNYSDALKSLMNLTQLQLNSLSVAKDVGKAFGLLAGLASDRLPTPVILLIGSIEGLIGYGAQWLVVSRRIQPLAYWQMCIFLCLGGNSTTWMNTAVLVTCIRNFRRNRGPVSGILKGYVGLSTAIFTDLCSALFSDNPASFLLMLAIIPFAVCLSAILFLREIPPAATAEEEKEEFKYFSVFNAVAIVVAVYLLAYDFISNPSSAFSLVFSIILLVLLASPLAIPVYSFVKSWNLNRLKNKPADVEEHIDEPLLNGKIEEEIQEKPAEEAETAVVTTQPPADELAEVKRKPVIGEDHTIFEAMMKLDFWILFFSFLCGVGTGLAVMNNMGQIGLALGYADVSIFVSLTSIWGFFGRIGSGSISEFFIKKAGTPRPLWNAASQILMAVGYILMALAMPGSLYIGSVVVGICYGVRLAVTVPTASELFGLKYYGLIYNILILNLPLGSLLFSGLLAGLLYDAEATPTPGGGNTCVGAHCYRLVFIIMAIACCIGFGLDVLLATRTKKLYSKIQANKRSKKFSAESNNQ from the exons ATGGGTTTTCTGCAGAACTCTTCCACGTTTTTCACTGCTGCTAAATGGCTTGGATTTGTCACCGCCGTTTGGGTTCAAGCTATTTCAGGCAACAATTACACTTTCTCTAACTATTCCGATGCTCTAAAGTCTCTTATGAACTTGACCCAACTCCAGCTTAACAGTTTATCTGTCGCTAAAGATGTGGGTAAGGCCTTTGGCCTCCTTGCTGGTCTTGCCTCTGACCGCTTACCCACTCCTGTCATTCTCCTTATTGGTTCAATCGAAGGTCTTATTGGTTATGGTGCTCAATGGCTTGTTGTTAGTAGGCGAATTCAACCTCTTGCTTACTGGCAG ATGTGCATATTCCTCTGTTTGGGTGGCAACAGTACCACCTGGATGAACACGGCGGTTTTAGTTACCTGCATACGCAACTTCAGGCGAAACCGAGGCCCTGTCTCTGGCATCTTGAAAGGTTATGTAGGACTTAGCACTGCCATATTCACTGACCTCTGTTCTGCTCTCTTCTCCGACAAcccagctagcttcctcctcatgcTCGCAATTATACCCTTTGCCGTCTGCCTTTCCGCCATCCTCTTCCTCCGTGAGATTCCTCCGGCTGCCACTgccgaagaagaaaaagaagagttcAAATATTTCTCAGTCTTCAACGCTGTGGCCATTGTTGTCGCAGTTTATTTGTTAGCGTATGACTTCATCAGTAATCCTAGCAGTGCTTTTTCTTTAGTGTTTTCAATTATATTGCTAGTTCTTCTAGCTTCTCCATTAGCAATTCCAGTTTATTCTTTCGTAAAGAGCTGGAATCTGAACCGATTGAAGAACAAACCTGCTGATGTTGAAGAGCACATTGATGAAccattgttgaatggaaaaatcGAAGAGGAGATTCAAGAAAAACCAGCAGAGGAGGCAGAGACGGCAGTAGTGACTACTCAACCACCGGCGGATGAATTGGCCGAGGTGAAGAGGAAGCCGGTGATCGGTGAAGATCACACGATATTCGAAGCGATGATGAAGTTAGATTTCTGGATTttgtttttttcatttctttgtgGAGTGGGTACGGGTTTGGCTGTGATGAACAACATGGGACAGATTGGTTTGGCTCTTGGATACGCTGACGTTTCGATTTTCGTCTCTCTTACAAGCATTTGGGGTTTCTTTGGAAGGATTGGTTCTGGCTCGATCTCAGAGTTCTTCATTAA GAAAGCTGGAACACCAAGACCTCTTTGGAATGCAGCATCTCAAATTCTAATGGCTGTTGGGTATATTCTCATGGCTTTGGCAATGCCTGGTTCTCTATATATTGGTTCAGTTGTTGTTGGCATCTGCTATGGAGTTCGTCTGGCTGTCACGGTGCCAACTGCCTCTGAGTTGTTTGGTCTCAAATATTATGGTCTAATTTACAACATCTTAATCCTCAACCTTCCACTTGGTTCCCTTCTCTTCTCTGGTCTGCTTGCCGGACTTTTATATGACGCTGAAGCTACTCCAACGCCAGGAGGTGGCAACACTTGTGTTGGTGCTCATTGCTATAGGCTTGTGTTCATTATTATGGCGATTGCTTGTTGCATTGGATTTGGTTTGGATGTTCTATTGGCAACTAGAACAAAGAAGCTCTATTCTAAGATACAGGCGAACAAGAGATCAAAGAAATTTTCTGCAGAATCTAACAACCAATGA